GATACGTTGATGAATATTGGCCAAACACCTTGTTTGTTAAATAAGCGTCAATATAATCTATTATTTGCTGTACAACAACAGTTAGGAGCTATTCAACAGGGAATTAATAAAACCATTGAATATGAATTATTAGTAGTTCAGGTGACAGATGCAATTACAAAACTTTCAGAGTTAACAGGTAAAACTGTTACGGAAGATGCTCTAAATGCTATCTTTCGTGAATTTTGTGTAGGAAAATAATTATTTTACTTGCCATTGTGCATAAAATAATTCTATGATCTCTTTCAAGATATAATCAGTGTAGTGTTACATCTCAATTAACATACGACTACACGGTAACAAGAAAAGGGATCATTATGATAGTATCACAAGATATAAAAAAAAGATGTCTCTGCTGTGCAGCTTCATCAATTTCAACCTCTTTCTCTTTTGTTATTACCTATTATATTTTTCAAAAACAACTCAAGCAACAGTTTCCCTCTAAAAGCTAAATAACCATTTTTAGCACCATGCATTTTTATAACTTGTTTTTTAAAAAAACAGGTCAACATAGGTATATACTCCAGGCATTGCTATTTGCTATGTCGGACAGATTTTGCTTACAGAGCAAATTATTATTTCGATAGAAAATTATCATGAATATAAAAAAAATTATGGCATTATCACTTTTAATAGTGGTAGTAAGCTTACAAATCTCTTGTTCACAATATGCTTTAAGCATTGAAAAAGTTGTTATAGAGCGCGACATAGATCGTTTTGCAACATCATTTAAAATTAAGTGTATTTAAAGAAAAGGCGAATCTAAGATTCGCCTTTTCTTTAGCTATTTTTTATGAAAATGTGCAATAACTTTTGTTATTTTTAGTTTTTACGAAATAGCACAATGACATGTATGGTGATGTATATTGGGAAGTTTTAGTAGGTTTTGAGTTTCTTCATTTGTTGCTATATCCCATGGAGATTTTTTTTCATTATTGGTTGCATGCAGATCTGCTCCATTATTAAGCAATATTGAAATAGCTTTATGGTTACTTGTTTCAGCTGCTAGGTGTAAAGGGGTATTGCCTTTGCTATCTTTAAAATTAATATCAATTCCAGCATCAAGTAATGCCTTGAGTGCGATATGTTTTTTTTGATCAATAGCTATATGTAATGGGATGTTATTTTCATAAGACTTAGCAGGATGATATTGCCTCTTGTGACCTTCTATCAGTTTTTTCATTAATATTGGATTATTTGTTTGACTTTGATGCATTTTAGCAGCTATGAAAACAGGAATAACGTTGTTAGCATTGTATAAAATTGCTAAACATAAAGGATTATTTGAATAATATTTTTTTTCATTTTCCATGGAAGTATACTCATTAATGTAATATCTTCTTTCATTTACAGTCGTAATATCAAACTTTTTATTAATTAAAAATTGTAGAATTTTTGAACTATTTAGTTCTATTGCACGTTCTACAAATGAATAAGAGCTATAATCCATTTCTGTACGCGAAAGAATCCAATGTTGGACTGTCGGTGCCATGAAATCAGTACGTATGCAATATTGAAAAAATTGATCAAGATGTAATTTAGAACCAAAAAAAGATACAGCTTGAGAGTTTAAATCAATATCATGATCAATTGCATATGATAATATCGTACAAAATTTAGAAGGTAATACAGGATTTTTTGAAATTTTTTCTACAATTAAATCTTGTGCAGGTATTATTGCATGAC
This genomic interval from Candidatus Chromulinivorax destructor contains the following:
- a CDS encoding ankyrin repeat domain-containing protein, giving the protein MKLNTIISTLFIIINLQCNMLNASSYENITINAQNYPTLVEGFALCGRYNLQEFFNEKIKAFQALDNRENTIDTDQDNQINKTMKIFDALSHAIIPAQDLIVEKISKNPVLPSKFCTILSYAIDHDIDLNSQAVSFFGSKLHLDQFFQYCIRTDFMAPTVQHWILSRTEMDYSSYSFVERAIELNSSKILQFLINKKFDITTVNERRYYINEYTSMENEKKYYSNNPLCLAILYNANNVIPVFIAAKMHQSQTNNPILMKKLIEGHKRQYHPAKSYENNIPLHIAIDQKKHIALKALLDAGIDINFKDSKGNTPLHLAAETSNHKAISILLNNGADLHATNNEKKSPWDIATNEETQNLLKLPNIHHHTCHCAIS